One region of Juglans microcarpa x Juglans regia isolate MS1-56 chromosome 7S, Jm3101_v1.0, whole genome shotgun sequence genomic DNA includes:
- the LOC121240728 gene encoding protein RBL-like isoform X1, with amino-acid sequence MNAPIIDPLQGDFPEVIEEYLEHGVMKCIAFNRRGTLLAAGCSDGNCIIWDFETRGIAKELRDKDCIAAITSVCWSKYGHRILVSAADKSLTLWDVVSGERLTRTTLQQTPLQARLNPGSSTPSLCLACPLSSAPMIVDLNTGSTTMLPVSIPDTGNGTVPQSRNKFSDGTPPFTPTAACFNKYGDLIYVGNSKGEILIIDHRTVQVQAMVPVSGSAVIKNIVFSRNGQYLLTNSNDRTIRIYENLLPFKDGLVALEDLDKTLNELDGVEKLKAVGLKCLTLFREFQDSITKMHWKAPCFSGDGEWVIGGSASKGEHKIYIWDRAGHLVKILEGPKEALIDLAWHPVHPIVVSVSLTGFVYIWAKDYTENWSAFAPDFKELEENEEYVEREDEFDLVPETEKVKESDVNEDDEVDILTLEKNSAFSDSDMSQEELCFLPAIPSPDVPERQDKCVESSSKLVDSNQSGSPLSEEAEPNGHTTNHASSPPEVVDNSAAEDAGGSRMKRKRKPSEKGLELQAEKVRKPKSSGRLSKVKNKSVVDQDNGNGFHGDDVSD; translated from the exons CTTCTGGCTG CTGGATGCTCTGATGGGAACTGCATTATCTGGGATTTTGAAACCAGGGGCATTGCCAAGGAGCTCCGAGATAAAGACTGTATTGCCGCCATAACAAGTGTCTGTTGGTCAAAGTATGGCCATCGTATCCTTGTATCTGCTGCTGACAAGTCATTAACGCTTTGGGATGTTGTCAGTGGCGAGAGGCTTACACGCACAACTCTGCAGCAAACCCCTTTACAAGCTCGTCTAAATCCTGGCTCCTCTACTCCATCTCTCTGCCTGGCATGTCCTCTCTCATCTGCTCCCATGATAGTTGATTTGAACACAGGAAGCACTACTATGCTTCCGGTCTCAATCCCTGATACAGGCAATGGAACTGTCCCTCAGTCACGCAATAAATTCTCAGATGGAACTCCCCCTTTCACTCCAACTGCTGCTTGCTTTAACAAGTATGGGGATCTTATTTATGTGGGGAACTCCAAAGGGGAAATTCTTATAATAGACCATAGGACTGTCCAAGTGCAAGCCATGGTTCCAGTTAGTGGCAGTGCTGTGATCAAGAACATAGTATTCAGCAGGAATGGGCAGTATCTGCTTACAAATTCGAATGATCGTACCATTAGAATCTATGAGAATCTCCTCCCCTTCAAAGATGGGCTCGTAGCCCTTGAAGACTTGGACAAGACACTTAATGAGCTAGATGGTGTTGAGAAGTTGAAGGCTGTTGGATTGAAGTGCCTAACACTTTTTCGGGAGTTTCAAGATTCTATCACAAAGATGCATTGGAAAGCACCTTGCTTTAGTGGTGATGGTGAGTGGGTAATTGGTGGTTCTGCAAGTAAAGGAGAGCACAAGATTTACATATGGGATAGGGCTGGGCATCTTGTGAAAATCCTTGAAGGTCCAAAGGAAGCCTTGATTGACTTAGCATGGCATCCTGTTCACCCCATTGTTGTGTCTGTTTCCCTGACTGGTTTCGTATATATTTGGGCAAAAGATTATACGGAGAACTGGAGTGCATTTGCTCCTGATTTCAAAGAGCTAGAGGAAAATGAGGAGTATGTAGAACGAGAAGATGAATTTGATCTGGTTCCTGAGACTGAAAAG GTTAAAGAATCAGATGTtaatgaagatgatgaagtTGATATACTGACGCTGGAGAAGAATTCAGCTTTCAGTGATTCGGACATGTCCCAAGAAGAACTGTGCTTCTTGCCAGCTATTCCTTCTCCTGACGTGCCTGAGCGGCAAGACAAGTGTGTTGAAAGTTCATCAAAGTTAGTGGATAGTAACCAGTCTGGATCCCCTCTTTCAGAAGAGGCTGAACCAAATGGGCACACAACAAACCATGCATCAAGTCCGCCTGAAG TTGTAGATAATTCTGCAGCAGAGGATGCAGGAGGATCACGCATGAAAAGAAAGCGGAAGCCTTCAGAGAAAGGGTTGGAGTTGCAGGCAGAGAAGGTCAGGAAACCCAAATCTTCCGGTAGATTgtcaaaagttaaaaataaatctgtGGTTGATCAAGATAATGGCAATGGCTTTCATGGGGATGATGTCTCTGATTAG
- the LOC121240728 gene encoding protein RBL-like isoform X4, which translates to MNAPIIDPLQGDFPEVIEEYLEHGVMKCIAFNRRGTLLAAGCSDGNCIIWDFETRGIAKELRDKDCIAAITSVCWSKYGHRILVSAADKSLTLWDVVSGERLTRTTLQQTPLQARLNPGSSTPSLCLACPLSSAPMIVDLNTGSTTMLPVSIPDTGNGTVPQSRNKFSDGTPPFTPTAACFNKYGDLIYVGNSKGEILIIDHRTVQVQAMVPVSGSAVIKNIVFSRNGQYLLTNSNDRTIRIYENLLPFKDGLVALEDLDKTLNELDGVEKLKAVGLKCLTLFREFQDSITKMHWKAPCFSGDGEWVIGGSASKGEHKIYIWDRAGHLVKILEGPKEALIDLAWHPVHPIVVSVSLTGFVYIWAKDYTENWSAFAPDFKELEENEEYVEREDEFDLVPETEKVKESDVNEDDEVDILTLEKNSAFSDSDMSQEELCFLPAIPSPDVPERQDKCVESSSKLVDSNQSGSPLSEEAEPNGHTTNHASSPPEEDAGGSRMKRKRKPSEKGLELQAEKVRKPKSSGRLSKVKNKSVVDQDNGNGFHGDDVSD; encoded by the exons CTTCTGGCTG CTGGATGCTCTGATGGGAACTGCATTATCTGGGATTTTGAAACCAGGGGCATTGCCAAGGAGCTCCGAGATAAAGACTGTATTGCCGCCATAACAAGTGTCTGTTGGTCAAAGTATGGCCATCGTATCCTTGTATCTGCTGCTGACAAGTCATTAACGCTTTGGGATGTTGTCAGTGGCGAGAGGCTTACACGCACAACTCTGCAGCAAACCCCTTTACAAGCTCGTCTAAATCCTGGCTCCTCTACTCCATCTCTCTGCCTGGCATGTCCTCTCTCATCTGCTCCCATGATAGTTGATTTGAACACAGGAAGCACTACTATGCTTCCGGTCTCAATCCCTGATACAGGCAATGGAACTGTCCCTCAGTCACGCAATAAATTCTCAGATGGAACTCCCCCTTTCACTCCAACTGCTGCTTGCTTTAACAAGTATGGGGATCTTATTTATGTGGGGAACTCCAAAGGGGAAATTCTTATAATAGACCATAGGACTGTCCAAGTGCAAGCCATGGTTCCAGTTAGTGGCAGTGCTGTGATCAAGAACATAGTATTCAGCAGGAATGGGCAGTATCTGCTTACAAATTCGAATGATCGTACCATTAGAATCTATGAGAATCTCCTCCCCTTCAAAGATGGGCTCGTAGCCCTTGAAGACTTGGACAAGACACTTAATGAGCTAGATGGTGTTGAGAAGTTGAAGGCTGTTGGATTGAAGTGCCTAACACTTTTTCGGGAGTTTCAAGATTCTATCACAAAGATGCATTGGAAAGCACCTTGCTTTAGTGGTGATGGTGAGTGGGTAATTGGTGGTTCTGCAAGTAAAGGAGAGCACAAGATTTACATATGGGATAGGGCTGGGCATCTTGTGAAAATCCTTGAAGGTCCAAAGGAAGCCTTGATTGACTTAGCATGGCATCCTGTTCACCCCATTGTTGTGTCTGTTTCCCTGACTGGTTTCGTATATATTTGGGCAAAAGATTATACGGAGAACTGGAGTGCATTTGCTCCTGATTTCAAAGAGCTAGAGGAAAATGAGGAGTATGTAGAACGAGAAGATGAATTTGATCTGGTTCCTGAGACTGAAAAG GTTAAAGAATCAGATGTtaatgaagatgatgaagtTGATATACTGACGCTGGAGAAGAATTCAGCTTTCAGTGATTCGGACATGTCCCAAGAAGAACTGTGCTTCTTGCCAGCTATTCCTTCTCCTGACGTGCCTGAGCGGCAAGACAAGTGTGTTGAAAGTTCATCAAAGTTAGTGGATAGTAACCAGTCTGGATCCCCTCTTTCAGAAGAGGCTGAACCAAATGGGCACACAACAAACCATGCATCAAGTCCGCCTGAAG AGGATGCAGGAGGATCACGCATGAAAAGAAAGCGGAAGCCTTCAGAGAAAGGGTTGGAGTTGCAGGCAGAGAAGGTCAGGAAACCCAAATCTTCCGGTAGATTgtcaaaagttaaaaataaatctgtGGTTGATCAAGATAATGGCAATGGCTTTCATGGGGATGATGTCTCTGATTAG
- the LOC121240728 gene encoding protein RBL-like isoform X3 — protein MNAPIIDPLQGDFPEVIEEYLEHGVMKCIAFNRRGTLLAAGCSDGNCIIWDFETRGIAKELRDKDCIAAITSVCWSKYGHRILVSAADKSLTLWDVVSGERLTRTTLQQTPLQARLNPGSSTPSLCLACPLSSAPMIVDLNTGSTTMLPVSIPDTGNGTVPQSRNKFSDGTPPFTPTAACFNKYGDLIYVGNSKGEILIIDHRTVQVQAMVPVSGSAVIKNIVFSRNGQYLLTNSNDRTIRIYENLLPFKDGLVALEDLDKTLNELDGVEKLKAVGLKCLTLFREFQDSITKMHWKAPCFSGDGEWVIGGSASKGEHKIYIWDRAGHLVKILEGPKEALIDLAWHPVHPIVVSVSLTGFVYIWAKDYTENWSAFAPDFKELEENEEYVEREDEFDLVPETEKVKESDVNEDDEVDILTLEKNSAFSDSDMSQEELCFLPAIPSPDVPERQDKCVESSSKLVDSNQSGSPLSEEAEPNGHTTNHASSPPEAEDAGGSRMKRKRKPSEKGLELQAEKVRKPKSSGRLSKVKNKSVVDQDNGNGFHGDDVSD, from the exons CTTCTGGCTG CTGGATGCTCTGATGGGAACTGCATTATCTGGGATTTTGAAACCAGGGGCATTGCCAAGGAGCTCCGAGATAAAGACTGTATTGCCGCCATAACAAGTGTCTGTTGGTCAAAGTATGGCCATCGTATCCTTGTATCTGCTGCTGACAAGTCATTAACGCTTTGGGATGTTGTCAGTGGCGAGAGGCTTACACGCACAACTCTGCAGCAAACCCCTTTACAAGCTCGTCTAAATCCTGGCTCCTCTACTCCATCTCTCTGCCTGGCATGTCCTCTCTCATCTGCTCCCATGATAGTTGATTTGAACACAGGAAGCACTACTATGCTTCCGGTCTCAATCCCTGATACAGGCAATGGAACTGTCCCTCAGTCACGCAATAAATTCTCAGATGGAACTCCCCCTTTCACTCCAACTGCTGCTTGCTTTAACAAGTATGGGGATCTTATTTATGTGGGGAACTCCAAAGGGGAAATTCTTATAATAGACCATAGGACTGTCCAAGTGCAAGCCATGGTTCCAGTTAGTGGCAGTGCTGTGATCAAGAACATAGTATTCAGCAGGAATGGGCAGTATCTGCTTACAAATTCGAATGATCGTACCATTAGAATCTATGAGAATCTCCTCCCCTTCAAAGATGGGCTCGTAGCCCTTGAAGACTTGGACAAGACACTTAATGAGCTAGATGGTGTTGAGAAGTTGAAGGCTGTTGGATTGAAGTGCCTAACACTTTTTCGGGAGTTTCAAGATTCTATCACAAAGATGCATTGGAAAGCACCTTGCTTTAGTGGTGATGGTGAGTGGGTAATTGGTGGTTCTGCAAGTAAAGGAGAGCACAAGATTTACATATGGGATAGGGCTGGGCATCTTGTGAAAATCCTTGAAGGTCCAAAGGAAGCCTTGATTGACTTAGCATGGCATCCTGTTCACCCCATTGTTGTGTCTGTTTCCCTGACTGGTTTCGTATATATTTGGGCAAAAGATTATACGGAGAACTGGAGTGCATTTGCTCCTGATTTCAAAGAGCTAGAGGAAAATGAGGAGTATGTAGAACGAGAAGATGAATTTGATCTGGTTCCTGAGACTGAAAAG GTTAAAGAATCAGATGTtaatgaagatgatgaagtTGATATACTGACGCTGGAGAAGAATTCAGCTTTCAGTGATTCGGACATGTCCCAAGAAGAACTGTGCTTCTTGCCAGCTATTCCTTCTCCTGACGTGCCTGAGCGGCAAGACAAGTGTGTTGAAAGTTCATCAAAGTTAGTGGATAGTAACCAGTCTGGATCCCCTCTTTCAGAAGAGGCTGAACCAAATGGGCACACAACAAACCATGCATCAAGTCCGCCTGAAG CAGAGGATGCAGGAGGATCACGCATGAAAAGAAAGCGGAAGCCTTCAGAGAAAGGGTTGGAGTTGCAGGCAGAGAAGGTCAGGAAACCCAAATCTTCCGGTAGATTgtcaaaagttaaaaataaatctgtGGTTGATCAAGATAATGGCAATGGCTTTCATGGGGATGATGTCTCTGATTAG
- the LOC121240728 gene encoding protein RBL-like isoform X2 translates to MNAPIIDPLQGDFPEVIEEYLEHGVMKCIAFNRRGTLLAAGCSDGNCIIWDFETRGIAKELRDKDCIAAITSVCWSKYGHRILVSAADKSLTLWDVVSGERLTRTTLQQTPLQARLNPGSSTPSLCLACPLSSAPMIVDLNTGSTTMLPVSIPDTGNGTVPQSRNKFSDGTPPFTPTAACFNKYGDLIYVGNSKGEILIIDHRTVQVQAMVPVSGSAVIKNIVFSRNGQYLLTNSNDRTIRIYENLLPFKDGLVALEDLDKTLNELDGVEKLKAVGLKCLTLFREFQDSITKMHWKAPCFSGDGEWVIGGSASKGEHKIYIWDRAGHLVKILEGPKEALIDLAWHPVHPIVVSVSLTGFVYIWAKDYTENWSAFAPDFKELEENEEYVEREDEFDLVPETEKVKESDVNEDDEVDILTLEKNSAFSDSDMSQEELCFLPAIPSPDVPERQDKCVESSSKLVDSNQSGSPLSEEAEPNGHTTNHASSPPEDNSAAEDAGGSRMKRKRKPSEKGLELQAEKVRKPKSSGRLSKVKNKSVVDQDNGNGFHGDDVSD, encoded by the exons CTTCTGGCTG CTGGATGCTCTGATGGGAACTGCATTATCTGGGATTTTGAAACCAGGGGCATTGCCAAGGAGCTCCGAGATAAAGACTGTATTGCCGCCATAACAAGTGTCTGTTGGTCAAAGTATGGCCATCGTATCCTTGTATCTGCTGCTGACAAGTCATTAACGCTTTGGGATGTTGTCAGTGGCGAGAGGCTTACACGCACAACTCTGCAGCAAACCCCTTTACAAGCTCGTCTAAATCCTGGCTCCTCTACTCCATCTCTCTGCCTGGCATGTCCTCTCTCATCTGCTCCCATGATAGTTGATTTGAACACAGGAAGCACTACTATGCTTCCGGTCTCAATCCCTGATACAGGCAATGGAACTGTCCCTCAGTCACGCAATAAATTCTCAGATGGAACTCCCCCTTTCACTCCAACTGCTGCTTGCTTTAACAAGTATGGGGATCTTATTTATGTGGGGAACTCCAAAGGGGAAATTCTTATAATAGACCATAGGACTGTCCAAGTGCAAGCCATGGTTCCAGTTAGTGGCAGTGCTGTGATCAAGAACATAGTATTCAGCAGGAATGGGCAGTATCTGCTTACAAATTCGAATGATCGTACCATTAGAATCTATGAGAATCTCCTCCCCTTCAAAGATGGGCTCGTAGCCCTTGAAGACTTGGACAAGACACTTAATGAGCTAGATGGTGTTGAGAAGTTGAAGGCTGTTGGATTGAAGTGCCTAACACTTTTTCGGGAGTTTCAAGATTCTATCACAAAGATGCATTGGAAAGCACCTTGCTTTAGTGGTGATGGTGAGTGGGTAATTGGTGGTTCTGCAAGTAAAGGAGAGCACAAGATTTACATATGGGATAGGGCTGGGCATCTTGTGAAAATCCTTGAAGGTCCAAAGGAAGCCTTGATTGACTTAGCATGGCATCCTGTTCACCCCATTGTTGTGTCTGTTTCCCTGACTGGTTTCGTATATATTTGGGCAAAAGATTATACGGAGAACTGGAGTGCATTTGCTCCTGATTTCAAAGAGCTAGAGGAAAATGAGGAGTATGTAGAACGAGAAGATGAATTTGATCTGGTTCCTGAGACTGAAAAG GTTAAAGAATCAGATGTtaatgaagatgatgaagtTGATATACTGACGCTGGAGAAGAATTCAGCTTTCAGTGATTCGGACATGTCCCAAGAAGAACTGTGCTTCTTGCCAGCTATTCCTTCTCCTGACGTGCCTGAGCGGCAAGACAAGTGTGTTGAAAGTTCATCAAAGTTAGTGGATAGTAACCAGTCTGGATCCCCTCTTTCAGAAGAGGCTGAACCAAATGGGCACACAACAAACCATGCATCAAGTCCGCCTGAAG ATAATTCTGCAGCAGAGGATGCAGGAGGATCACGCATGAAAAGAAAGCGGAAGCCTTCAGAGAAAGGGTTGGAGTTGCAGGCAGAGAAGGTCAGGAAACCCAAATCTTCCGGTAGATTgtcaaaagttaaaaataaatctgtGGTTGATCAAGATAATGGCAATGGCTTTCATGGGGATGATGTCTCTGATTAG